The following proteins come from a genomic window of Yinghuangia sp. ASG 101:
- a CDS encoding AAA family ATPase: MTSVPVHPNGAAPIQSAIKLFAECHAALADNIERVVKGKRDVVELALICLFAEGHVLVVDVPGTGKTTLARALAASLDGSCHRVQFTPDLLPSDITGASVYRQNTGRFEFLPGPVFANFVIGDEINRASPKTQSALLEVMEEGRVTADGITHEVPHPFMVFATQNPVETVGTYPLPEAQLDRFMMRLTVGYPDFAAELQVATGAMGAAVETLPTIASAAHVREFAHIARERVRVPDAVAAYAVRVAIATRELPGVRLGAGPRGSVALIRAARVRAAAAGRAYVMPEDIKALAAPVLAHRLLLTPETEFAGVTDVDLVAEVLGRVPVPKAT, from the coding sequence GTGACGTCCGTGCCCGTGCACCCCAACGGTGCCGCCCCCATCCAGAGCGCGATCAAGTTGTTCGCCGAGTGCCACGCGGCGCTCGCCGACAACATCGAGCGGGTGGTGAAGGGCAAGCGCGACGTCGTCGAGCTGGCGCTGATCTGCCTGTTCGCGGAAGGGCACGTCCTGGTGGTGGACGTGCCCGGAACCGGCAAGACCACGCTCGCCCGCGCGCTGGCCGCGTCGCTCGACGGGTCGTGCCACCGCGTGCAGTTCACCCCCGACCTGCTGCCCTCCGACATCACCGGGGCGTCCGTCTACCGGCAGAACACCGGGCGGTTCGAGTTCCTGCCGGGGCCGGTGTTCGCGAACTTCGTGATCGGCGACGAGATCAACCGCGCCTCGCCCAAGACGCAGTCGGCCCTCCTGGAGGTCATGGAGGAGGGCCGCGTCACCGCCGACGGGATCACCCACGAAGTACCGCACCCCTTCATGGTGTTCGCGACGCAGAACCCGGTGGAGACGGTTGGCACCTATCCGCTGCCGGAGGCGCAGCTCGACCGGTTCATGATGCGGCTCACCGTCGGCTATCCGGACTTCGCGGCCGAACTCCAGGTCGCCACCGGGGCGATGGGCGCCGCGGTGGAGACCCTGCCGACCATCGCCTCGGCCGCGCACGTGCGCGAGTTCGCGCACATCGCGCGCGAACGCGTCCGCGTCCCCGACGCGGTCGCCGCCTACGCGGTGCGCGTCGCGATCGCCACCCGCGAACTGCCCGGGGTACGCCTCGGCGCGGGACCCCGCGGCAGCGTCGCGCTGATCCGCGCGGCCCGGGTGCGGGCGGCGGCGGCCGGCCGCGCGTACGTCATGCCCGAGGACATCAAGGCGCTGGCGGCGCCCGTGCTCGCCCACCGCCTCCTGCTCACGCCCGAAACGGAGTTCGCGGGGGTGACCGACGTGGACCTGGTGGCCGAAGTGCTCGGCCGCGTGCCGGTTCCCAAGGCGACGTGA
- a CDS encoding DUF3488 and transglutaminase-like domain-containing protein, whose protein sequence is MTAAKAALRTDAGGAAHTAAYTAAQYDTAPDAQGDAGTGAGARNAAHTRLGPPDGGSPAAPAVDPSPYRSWSLLPVAVLAWSTGLAYLPVFGLDALLPVITAASVAPVLLAFAVSSVLRYPAWSAGALSALGALVGACATLYRDEAVGGVLPTPSLARELGRALVDAPPSLLGVILPAPAEPRLLVLVFATVWAVGYAGAELALRTGGRALPVLPAVVPLAGVPLLGIGGKPPTTPVLGAAVVAAGAVILVRSPAGPERAARLLLGVPLAAGAALAAVLTSAVLPGASRQAVDLRGHVGRPPSVEVEGLSPLDRISAWLRDPDRPMFSVAAPDAAPDQLWRLTVFDRYDGVAWRPVRNLEPSGGHVPGAAETTATTRRLAQDITLHRLPGPWLPAAERPTDVDLADHDRIAVDRGSGVVADEADFTEGTRYTVVSDVPVYDPESVQFAPTADAPGDIALPALDAAGGEIAALAALRDLAQRATEGSGFPYQQALRLAEWLRANHTFDPDAVPGHGYRNLQFFLEAGKTGTSEQFAAAFAVLARTLNLPARVVVGFRSPPAVDGVVHVRAGDVLAWAEVRFAGVGWVPFFPTPAQGQATHVVPPPPPSAPEETPPDEAAASEQHPEQDRADLDARIRDEERASAAQSAARDGDGSSWWIWLTAACAAIAAAVPSVTRGARALRRGRRRSGPPDRRILGAWAQAEEQLRRLGMPSAEAMTAHDVAAYGRRRLGDRAGEALHVLAGIHNELLYGEPADKRPDDKARAALAWRCCREVEAAARTASAVRTRWRPIRVRRGSAAVIAAPGGGPWTGRPG, encoded by the coding sequence GTGACCGCCGCCAAGGCCGCGCTCCGGACCGACGCGGGCGGCGCCGCTCACACCGCCGCTTACACCGCCGCTCAATACGACACGGCACCCGACGCGCAGGGCGACGCGGGGACCGGTGCCGGCGCCCGCAATGCCGCGCACACACGATTGGGGCCGCCGGACGGCGGCTCCCCCGCCGCCCCGGCCGTCGACCCATCCCCTTACCGTTCCTGGTCGTTGCTCCCCGTCGCGGTGCTGGCCTGGAGTACGGGCCTGGCGTACCTGCCGGTGTTCGGCCTGGACGCCCTGCTGCCGGTGATCACCGCCGCGTCGGTCGCGCCGGTCCTCCTCGCCTTCGCGGTGTCATCGGTGCTGCGCTACCCCGCGTGGTCGGCGGGCGCGCTGAGCGCCCTGGGCGCGCTGGTGGGGGCGTGCGCCACGTTGTACCGCGACGAGGCGGTCGGCGGCGTCCTGCCGACGCCGTCTCTTGCCCGCGAGCTGGGTCGCGCGCTGGTCGACGCACCGCCGTCGCTGCTCGGTGTGATCCTGCCGGCTCCCGCCGAACCGCGGCTGCTGGTACTGGTGTTCGCGACCGTATGGGCCGTCGGGTACGCGGGCGCCGAATTGGCGCTGCGCACCGGGGGACGCGCCCTGCCGGTGCTCCCGGCCGTCGTGCCCCTCGCCGGAGTGCCGCTGCTCGGAATCGGGGGCAAGCCGCCCACGACGCCCGTGCTGGGCGCCGCGGTGGTGGCGGCGGGTGCCGTGATCCTGGTGCGCTCCCCCGCCGGCCCCGAGCGCGCGGCGAGGCTCCTCCTGGGTGTTCCGCTCGCCGCGGGCGCGGCCTTGGCCGCGGTCCTGACGTCCGCGGTACTGCCCGGCGCGTCGCGGCAGGCCGTCGATCTGCGCGGGCACGTGGGCCGTCCGCCGTCCGTCGAGGTCGAGGGGCTGAGCCCGCTCGACCGGATCTCGGCCTGGCTGCGGGACCCGGACCGTCCCATGTTCAGCGTCGCGGCCCCCGACGCGGCCCCGGACCAGCTGTGGCGACTCACGGTCTTCGACCGCTACGACGGCGTCGCCTGGCGTCCCGTCCGGAATCTTGAGCCCTCCGGGGGCCACGTGCCGGGCGCGGCGGAGACGACCGCGACCACACGTCGTCTGGCACAGGACATCACCCTGCACCGGCTTCCCGGCCCGTGGCTGCCCGCCGCGGAGCGGCCCACGGACGTCGACCTCGCCGACCACGACCGGATCGCGGTGGACCGGGGCAGCGGCGTGGTGGCGGATGAGGCCGATTTCACCGAAGGCACCCGGTACACGGTCGTGTCGGACGTTCCGGTCTACGACCCCGAGAGTGTGCAGTTCGCGCCGACCGCCGACGCCCCGGGGGATATCGCGCTTCCCGCCCTGGACGCGGCCGGCGGGGAGATCGCCGCCCTCGCGGCGCTGCGCGACCTGGCGCAGCGGGCGACCGAGGGCAGCGGTTTCCCCTATCAACAGGCGCTGCGGCTCGCCGAGTGGCTGCGCGCGAACCACACGTTCGACCCGGACGCGGTCCCCGGGCACGGCTACCGCAACCTCCAGTTCTTCCTGGAGGCCGGAAAGACCGGGACGTCGGAGCAGTTCGCGGCGGCGTTCGCGGTGCTGGCCCGGACGCTGAACCTCCCGGCACGGGTGGTGGTCGGCTTCCGTTCCCCGCCGGCGGTCGACGGGGTGGTACACGTCCGGGCGGGCGACGTCCTCGCGTGGGCCGAGGTGCGTTTCGCGGGGGTCGGGTGGGTGCCCTTCTTCCCGACGCCCGCGCAGGGGCAGGCGACGCACGTGGTGCCGCCACCGCCGCCGTCCGCGCCCGAGGAAACCCCGCCCGACGAGGCCGCCGCGTCCGAACAGCACCCGGAGCAGGACCGGGCCGATCTCGACGCGCGGATCCGCGACGAGGAACGGGCGTCCGCCGCACAGTCCGCGGCGCGCGACGGCGACGGATCATCGTGGTGGATATGGCTGACGGCGGCCTGCGCGGCGATCGCCGCGGCGGTCCCGTCGGTGACGCGCGGCGCCCGCGCCCTGCGCCGCGGGCGGCGCCGCAGCGGGCCTCCCGACCGGCGCATCCTCGGTGCGTGGGCGCAGGCGGAGGAACAACTCCGGCGGCTCGGCATGCCGTCCGCCGAGGCGATGACGGCGCACGACGTCGCGGCGTACGGCCGCCGGCGGTTGGGCGACCGGGCCGGCGAGGCGCTGCACGTCCTCGCCGGCATCCACAACGAACTGCTGTACGGGGAACCGGCGGACAAGCGCCCCGACGACAAGGCCCGGGCCGCGTTGGCGTGGCGCTGCTGCCGCGAGGTGGAGGCGGCGGCACGCACCGCGTCGGCGGTCCGCACGCGGTGGCGGCCGATCCGCGTCCGACGCGGGAGTGCCGCGGTCATCGCCGCCCCGGGCGGCGGGCCTTGGACCGGACGGCCGGGCTGA
- a CDS encoding DUF58 domain-containing protein — MADSGVPPTAAPGRVALTRSGHGVLATALTMVAAGWAVGYREPVVFGLAGVLAVIAAVAWTLTPPGITASRRLAPAHTTRGGHTTATVTLRRTGRWARRGLRLADSCGDVSVDVPAPTPGARQAVTARYVVPTPRRGRLAVGPLRLVLTDPFGFCRRTDVFGDADTLVVRPRTVPLGAPASGRDAHLDGTTSDAVEGAPSAFHALRPYVPGDDQRLVHWRSTARAGTLIVRQLADLNRPHTTVVLDTEPAHYRDLPSGSGGAGDTDPADSPFELAVDVAASVACGAAQLAFPVRLVADGTWLAVGGDGGTGAILDALAVVRPGAAGSLGHALGMLGRARTGGSLVVVTGGGADGAVLRRIGALRQVFPRIRVLRVGGRAPGLPPAPRPAYGPMVVDVAALPELPGAWNRGAGR, encoded by the coding sequence GGCGGGCTGGGCGGTGGGTTACCGCGAGCCGGTGGTGTTCGGGCTCGCCGGGGTTCTCGCCGTAATCGCCGCCGTCGCGTGGACCCTGACACCGCCCGGCATCACCGCGTCGCGCCGCCTGGCCCCGGCGCACACCACGCGCGGCGGCCACACGACCGCGACCGTGACGCTGCGCCGCACAGGCCGATGGGCGCGACGCGGCCTCCGGCTCGCCGACTCGTGCGGCGACGTCTCGGTCGACGTCCCGGCCCCCACCCCCGGTGCGAGGCAGGCGGTCACCGCGCGCTACGTGGTGCCGACGCCGCGCCGCGGTCGGCTCGCGGTGGGGCCGCTTCGGCTTGTGCTCACCGATCCGTTCGGGTTCTGCCGCCGCACCGATGTGTTCGGCGACGCCGACACTCTCGTCGTCCGGCCGCGCACGGTCCCGCTCGGCGCCCCCGCCTCGGGCCGTGACGCCCACCTCGACGGCACGACGTCGGATGCGGTGGAGGGCGCCCCGTCGGCCTTCCACGCGCTGCGCCCGTACGTCCCCGGGGACGACCAGCGCCTGGTGCACTGGCGGTCCACCGCCCGTGCGGGCACGCTGATCGTGCGCCAGCTCGCGGACCTCAACCGCCCGCACACCACCGTGGTGCTCGACACCGAGCCGGCGCACTACCGGGACCTTCCGAGCGGCTCCGGCGGTGCCGGTGACACCGACCCGGCCGACTCACCGTTCGAACTCGCCGTCGACGTCGCCGCGTCGGTGGCCTGCGGGGCCGCACAACTGGCGTTCCCGGTACGCCTCGTGGCCGACGGCACGTGGCTGGCGGTCGGTGGCGACGGGGGCACCGGCGCGATCCTGGACGCGTTGGCGGTCGTCCGGCCCGGTGCGGCCGGCTCGCTCGGGCACGCGCTCGGCATGCTCGGCCGCGCCCGGACCGGCGGCTCGCTCGTGGTCGTGACCGGCGGCGGCGCCGACGGGGCCGTGCTGCGACGGATCGGGGCGCTGCGGCAGGTGTTTCCCCGGATCCGTGTCCTACGCGTCGGCGGCCGGGCACCGGGCCTGCCTCCGGCACCGCGACCGGCGTACGGCCCCATGGTCGTGGACGTCGCGGCGTTGCCGGAGTTGCCCGGCGCGTGGAATCGCGGGGCGGGCCGGTGA